The Nasonia vitripennis strain AsymCx chromosome 5 unlocalized genomic scaffold, Nvit_psr_1.1 chr5_random0003, whole genome shotgun sequence genome has a window encoding:
- the LOC116417818 gene encoding uncharacterized protein LOC116417818: MSERQGLLNNMADLKIRNEENENLNGNQEEFLDDSDFEVDNDSLNGNQQDRPDADLDVEMREMEELIENPPDRFILQGPLHGQYNGIAGHRPFLGIGAASNAQEPLQNQQNGSAQWHWWPRSTASSPGAADGAQGPLQAQRNDVAEQEPLVVGQGAANGARRRIQGQQNGIAGNQRPLQHQRAAAGARRPMQGQRNGFAGQRPLQPQRAAAGERRPLQNLNNNGVERQGRNAGGRQQDEADHQGSPVQGNAREELPLRNQAQNGMKRGKRGVRGGRKLRKKIPLNPYQQGLKNVAELFLNMVEESTNRTRARLEGERELRERELAEAEEEDYEQEEEK; this comes from the exons ATGAGCGAAAGGCAAGGCCTATTGAATAACATGGCTGATTTGAAAATTAGGAATGAAG AAAATGAAAACTTGAATGGTAATCAAGAAGAATTTCTTGATGATTCCGACTTCGAAGTGGATAATGATAGCTTAAATGGCAACCAGCAAGATCGTCCTGATGCTGATTTAGACGTAGAAATGAGAGAAATGGAGGAGTTGATAGAAAACCCTCCAGATCGTT TTATTCTACAAGGACCTCTGCACGGTCAGTACAATGGAATTGCTGGACACAGACCATTCTTAGGCATAGGTGCTGCTAGTAATGCACAAGAACCTCTGCAGAATCAGCAAAATG GCTCAGCGCAATGGCATTGGTGGCCAAGGTCCACTGCTAGTAGCCCGGGTGCTGCTGATGGAGCTCAAGGCCCTTTGCAGGCCCAGCGCAATGATGTCGCTGAACAGGAACCATTGGTAGTGGGCCAAGGTGCTGCTAATGGTGCCCGAAGACGTATTCAGGGTCAGCAAAATGGCATCGCTGGAAATCAGAGACCATTACAGCAccagagagctgctgctggtgccCGAAGGCCTATGCAGGGTCAACGTAATGGCTTTGCTGGACAAAGACCATTACAGCCccagagagctgctgctggtgaACGAAGACCTCTACAGAACCTTAACAATAATGGTGTTGAAAGACAAGGAAGAAACGCTGGAGGAAGACAACAGGATGAAGCAGATCATCAGGGAAGCCCAGTGCAAGGAAACGCTAGAGAAGAGTTGCCTCTTAGAAACCAAGCTCAAAAtg GTATGAAACGTGGAAAACGAGGAGTTAGGGGTGGTCGTAaactaagaaaaaaaattccactCAATCCTTATCAACAAGGATTAAAAAACGTGGCAGAACTATTTCTTAACATGGTAGAAGAAAGCACCAACCGCACAAGGGCAAGGCTCGAAGGAGAAAGggagttgagagagagagagttggctgaagcagaagaagaagattacgaacaagaagaagaaaaataa